A region of Allocoleopsis franciscana PCC 7113 DNA encodes the following proteins:
- a CDS encoding XdhC family protein yields the protein MKELQNILKIFEQNKNYGQSIALATLVKAQGSTYRRPGARMLMTSQGQMVGSLSGGCLEGDVFEQAQVVMDSGKPIVVQYDTMSDDDIIWGLGLGCNGIVQILIERVEEESPLTPILHHPPNLLILTKAPAYQEGNSDSKLPSPLSKGGLRGVNHLAFLAECLHQRQAGILATVFHVEGQVKAEVATRLMVYPDGTLMSNIEDADLVAQIRDDAWKVLDESRSTVKSYPLPTGKAEVFIEVIQPPVPLMIFGAGHDAVPLVHLAQELGWYITLVDSRKVETTRERFSSADEVILSRPESIGNCIHINNRTMAVVMTHNYLHDLEILKILLPSPVRYLGILGPKSRTEKLLQDLQEQEIIPTENQLQRLYSPVGLNIGADTPEEIALSIVAEIKAVLTNHSGGSLKNKLGPIHD from the coding sequence ATGAAAGAGTTACAAAACATCCTCAAAATATTTGAGCAAAATAAGAATTATGGTCAAAGTATAGCCCTCGCTACCCTTGTCAAAGCCCAAGGTTCTACTTATCGACGCCCCGGTGCGCGAATGTTGATGACATCACAAGGACAGATGGTGGGTTCCCTTAGTGGCGGTTGTTTAGAGGGTGATGTGTTTGAGCAGGCTCAAGTTGTCATGGATTCGGGCAAACCCATCGTTGTGCAGTACGATACTATGTCCGATGATGACATTATCTGGGGACTTGGACTGGGCTGCAATGGCATTGTTCAGATTCTTATCGAGCGAGTAGAAGAAGAGAGTCCGTTAACTCCTATCTTGCACCACCCCCCTAACCTCCTCATCCTTACTAAAGCTCCGGCTTATCAAGAGGGGAACTCTGACTCAAAATTGCCTTCCCCCCTTAGTAAGGGGGGACTGAGGGGGGTAAACCATCTGGCGTTTTTGGCTGAGTGCCTCCACCAACGGCAAGCAGGAATTCTGGCAACGGTGTTTCACGTTGAGGGGCAAGTTAAGGCAGAAGTTGCAACCCGTTTAATGGTGTATCCAGATGGGACACTCATGAGTAACATCGAAGATGCCGATTTAGTGGCTCAAATCCGCGATGATGCCTGGAAAGTGCTTGATGAGAGTCGTTCAACGGTAAAATCCTATCCCTTACCGACGGGTAAAGCCGAGGTTTTTATCGAAGTCATCCAGCCGCCAGTGCCGCTGATGATTTTTGGAGCTGGTCACGATGCCGTACCATTGGTACACTTGGCGCAAGAATTGGGATGGTATATAACCCTAGTTGATAGCCGAAAAGTTGAGACTACACGAGAGCGGTTTTCAAGTGCAGATGAAGTCATTCTTTCCCGTCCAGAGAGTATAGGTAATTGCATTCACATCAACAACCGCACAATGGCTGTAGTCATGACTCATAATTACCTTCACGACCTTGAAATATTAAAAATCCTTTTGCCTTCTCCTGTGCGATATTTAGGTATTCTCGGCCCCAAAAGCCGCACCGAAAAGCTACTTCAAGACTTGCAAGAACAGGAAATTATTCCAACTGAAAATCAATTACAACGCTTATACAGTCCCGTTGGACTTAACATTGGTGCGGATACGCCGGAAGAAATTGCTCTATCAATAGTGGCTGAAATTAAAGCCGTTCTTACCAATCACTCAGGAGGGTCACTCAAAAATAAATTAGGCCCCATTCATGACTAA
- a CDS encoding DevA family ABC transporter ATP-binding protein: protein MSKPVISIQNLNHFFGHSQLRKQVLFDINLEINAGEIVIMTGPSGSGKTTLLTLVGGLRSAQFGNLKVLGRELCGASEKQLTLARRNNGYIFQAHNLHGSLTALQNVKMGLELHNHLSLQEMKERSAQMLEQVGLGHRLNYYPDDLSGGQKQRVAIARALVSHPKIVLADEPTAALDSKSGRDVVNLMQTLAKEQGCTILLVTHDNRILDVADRIVQMEDGKLANNAVLSATA from the coding sequence ATGTCTAAACCCGTAATTTCTATCCAAAACCTCAATCACTTCTTCGGTCACAGTCAATTACGAAAACAAGTTCTATTCGATATCAACCTAGAAATTAACGCAGGCGAAATTGTAATCATGACTGGCCCTTCCGGTTCTGGGAAAACCACATTACTCACACTCGTCGGTGGCTTACGTTCTGCCCAATTTGGTAACTTAAAAGTCTTGGGGCGAGAACTTTGTGGTGCTAGTGAAAAGCAGCTCACTTTAGCACGTCGGAATAATGGCTATATCTTCCAGGCGCATAATTTGCACGGCAGTTTAACCGCTCTACAAAACGTCAAAATGGGTTTAGAATTGCACAATCATTTGTCGTTGCAAGAAATGAAAGAGCGTTCTGCTCAAATGTTAGAACAGGTTGGTTTAGGGCATCGCCTCAACTACTATCCTGATGACCTTTCTGGCGGACAAAAACAACGAGTAGCGATCGCACGTGCATTAGTCAGTCATCCCAAAATTGTGCTTGCCGATGAACCAACCGCCGCCCTGGATAGTAAATCAGGTCGAGATGTGGTAAACCTAATGCAAACGTTAGCGAAGGAACAGGGTTGCACAATTTTGCTCGTTACCCATGACAATCGGATTCTAGATGTTGCCGATCGCATTGTACAGATGGAAGATGGCAAGTTAGCCAATAATGCTGTCTTGAGTGCAACCGCTTAA
- the devC gene encoding ABC transporter permease DevC, translating into MIGFIQQLQRRTPLGWLQLSREKSRLLVALSGIAFADVLMFMQLGFQSALYDSNTKLSRALDADIVLVSPQARNTQNLSTFSRRRLYQAKDVPGVKSAEAFYSNIITWKHPDTRKETSIQALGLNPEQPVLNLPEVNQQLDKIKLPDVVLFDRKSRGNYKKAIAQIEQGKAVTTEVERRTITIAGVFSLGASFGADGILVTSDQTFLRLFPRRQAVSINLGLIKLEPGYNPEQIATALKSHLPNDVRVLTHQQYIEFEESYWKQESPIGFIFGLGTGMAFMVGVVIVYQVLSTDVNSHMKEYATFKAIGYRNQYLLAVVFEEAIILAFLGFIPGLVLPIGLYQLAANATALPIYMKASRAVLVLILTIVMCAISGAIATRKLQSADPADMF; encoded by the coding sequence ATGATTGGATTCATCCAGCAATTGCAACGACGCACCCCCTTGGGATGGCTGCAACTTAGTCGTGAAAAAAGCCGTCTGCTTGTAGCATTATCAGGCATTGCCTTTGCCGATGTCTTGATGTTCATGCAGTTAGGTTTTCAATCAGCTCTGTACGACAGCAATACTAAACTCAGTCGTGCCTTAGACGCTGACATTGTTTTAGTCAGTCCCCAAGCTCGAAACACGCAAAATTTATCTACATTTTCACGACGACGATTGTATCAGGCAAAGGATGTTCCGGGGGTCAAATCAGCAGAAGCATTTTATTCTAATATCATCACTTGGAAGCATCCAGATACTCGTAAAGAAACCTCGATTCAAGCCCTTGGACTTAATCCCGAACAGCCAGTTTTGAATCTGCCAGAAGTCAATCAACAACTCGACAAAATTAAGTTACCTGATGTTGTCTTATTCGATCGCAAATCCAGAGGCAATTACAAAAAGGCGATCGCTCAGATTGAACAAGGCAAAGCCGTCACAACCGAAGTGGAGCGGCGTACCATCACGATTGCCGGAGTATTTTCACTAGGAGCCTCATTTGGAGCCGATGGAATTCTAGTCACCAGCGATCAAACCTTCTTACGACTATTTCCTCGTCGGCAAGCTGTTAGCATCAACCTCGGCTTAATTAAACTCGAACCAGGCTACAATCCCGAACAAATTGCCACCGCCCTTAAGTCTCATCTCCCCAATGATGTAAGAGTTCTCACCCATCAACAATATATCGAGTTTGAGGAAAGCTACTGGAAACAAGAAAGCCCGATTGGATTCATTTTCGGGTTAGGGACAGGCATGGCATTTATGGTGGGAGTAGTGATTGTTTACCAAGTGCTTTCAACGGATGTTAACAGCCACATGAAAGAATATGCCACATTCAAAGCGATAGGTTATCGCAACCAATACCTCCTCGCCGTAGTGTTTGAAGAAGCAATTATTCTCGCCTTTTTAGGCTTCATTCCCGGTTTAGTCTTACCTATTGGGCTTTACCAATTAGCTGCCAATGCAACCGCACTTCCCATCTACATGAAAGCTTCGCGAGCCGTACTCGTCTTAATTCTGACCATCGTGATGTGCGCTATTTCTGGAGCGATCGCTACTCGAAAACTTCAATCCGCCGACCCTGCGGATATGTTTTAG